DNA sequence from the Pseudomonas tritici genome:
CACCCCATGCCGCCATGGGCGTGTTCGCCGGCATCCGCACCACCGCCATGGCCCGCCTGGGCAGCGACAACCTGGAAGGCTTGCGCGTGGCCATCCAAGGCTTGGGCAATGTCGGCTACGCCCTGGCCGAACAACTGCACGCCGCCGGCGCCGAATTGCTGGTCAGCGACATCGACCATGGCAAGGTGCAGCTGGCCATGGAGCAACTGGGCGCGCACCCCATCGCCAACGAGGCGTTAATGAGCACGCCGTGCGACATCCTCGCGCCCTGCGGCCTCGGCGCCGTGCTCAACCGCCAGAGCGTCGGCCAACTGCGCTGCGCCGCCGTGGCCGGTTCCGCGAGTGCGCAACTGACCAACCTGCAAGTGGCCGACCAACTTGAAGGGCGCGGCATCCTCTACGCCCCCGACTACGTGATCAACTCCGGTGGCCTGATCTACGTGGCCCTCAAGCACAGCGGCGCAGAACTGGCGACCATTACTGCGCACCTGTCAAACATCGGTACGCGCCTAACCGAAATCTTCGCTCACGCCCAGGCCGAAAAACGCTCCCCCGCACGGGTGGCGGATGAACTGGCCGAACGGTTGCTGTACCAATAACCCGCTATTAAAAAGGCCCTGAATCGATGATTCAGGGCCTGTTCAATTCTGGCTTTATTCCGCCGCAGCGTTGAGCAACTCGGACAACGCGTCCGGCTGGCTCTTGAACGCCTTGGCAAATACATCGCGGTTCTTCGCCATGTAGATCCCGGCTTCTTCCACCTGCTGCTCACTCAGGGACGGCACGGCTTTTTGCAACACTTCTGCCAGCAGCTCAGCGAGCTCAAGCATTTTGTCATGACGGTCAGCTTCGGCTTTATCCATGAACAAACGCTCCAGATCTCGGCTGCTGCGGTATACCACTTCGACGGCCATTCACCACCTCACATGCCTTCACGATAGTTGTCTTTTGCGACTACTGTATTTATATACAGCAAAAAGAGTAAGCCAAACCGTGGGGTTTGGATAGCAGTTTTTAATGTAGCCCGTAAATACAGGTTAAGCGTGTCTCATGTCACCCGGCCATCATCTCATACCTGCCCTGGCCTTTTTTCTGCATGCAGAACAACCGTCACGTCCAACCCGCATTATCCGGTCGAGTCGACCTAAGGAAGCATCATCGTGAAAATCAACTGGGCCGAAAGGCTGCGCCAGCAAGTACATGGTCTGGCCGAGTCCCTGGGCAATCTGTTTGTCGAGTCGTTCCACTACCTGGCGTTGTTCGCCATTGGTGCGGTGACCGCTTGGGCAGCGGTGATGGAATTTCTGGGGATGCTGGAGAACGGGCACATCAAGATTGATGACATCTTGCTGCTGTTCATCTACTTGGAATTGGGCGCCATGGTCGGGATTTATTTCAAGACCAACCACATGCCGGTGCGCTTTCTGATCTACGTGGCGATCACCGCCCTGACGCGCCTGCTGATCTCCAACGTGTCGCACCACAACCCACCAGACGTAGGAATCATCTACCTGTGCGGCGGGATTCTGCTGCTGGCGTTCGCCATCCTGGTGGTGCGCTACGCGTCGTCGGCGTTCCCGTCGGTGAAGGTCGAAGGCCCGCGTCGCAAGGGCGGGGCGAGCCTGGAAACCGAGAAGGGCGAGCTTTAAAGCCCGACGCTGAAGGGCAGGGGGCGGGTGGGCGGTCGCTGTAGCACTTTGTGATCGCCATCTGTCATCACCGCCAGGATTTCCATGGCGCTGTGACCCTGTTCGATGGCAATACCGAATTGGATGCTCTGCACCAAACGCTTCAGCCGCTTTGGATCGTTGCGCTGTTCGGCGCTGATCATGCGTTTGGCCACCACCCCGTCCTCATTGGAGAGGGTGAGCATAATGCTGCCGTCCAACCGCTGGATGCTCAGGTTGACCCGATATTCCGGGGTGAAGGTGTCGGTGATGATCTGAAAAGGATTGTCCATGGTGCGTTACCGCCTGATAAGAACATGCAGTCATTGACGACCGGCGTTGGGATTAGTTCGTGTCTCCTGACCACCGGCCACTTCGTCGCTGAAGCGTCAAAAGATCCGTTTGCTTCATAAGCGGTACAGCAAGGGGCGTGCCGTGTGGCGAACTACCTGACTGCGACTGACCCCTGTGGGAGCGGGCTTGCCCGCGATTGCGGTTCGTCAGCTTGTTAATTTCTGACTGACGGACGGCTATCGCGGGCAAGCCCGCTCCCACATTGAATGGACGTTGTGGGCTATTTCAGGGCAGTACGGAAAAAACGATCGCAGACAGCGCAATCAGCCCGATCACCACCACAAATACATTCGAGACTTGGCCCGAATACTGGCGCAGGGATGGCACGCGGCGGATTGCGTACATCGGCATCAGGAACAGCAGGCACGCGATGATCGGCCCGCCCATGGTCTCGATCATGCCCAGGATGCTCGGGTTGAAAGTGGCCACGGCCCAGCAGGTCAGCACCATGAACAGTGCGGTGCAGCGTTCCAGCCATTTGGACGACATCGAACGATTGCGCCCACGCAGGGATTTGACGATCAGGCCCTGGAAGCCTTCGCTGGCACCGATGTAGTGGCCGAGGAAGGATTTGGTGATGGCCACCAGCGCGATCAACGGCGCGGCGTAAGCGATCACTGGGGTCTGGAAGTGGTTGGCCAGGTACGACAGGATCGAGATGTTCTGCGCCTTGGCTGCTGCGAGGTCAGCCGGTGACAGTGCCAGTACACAACTGAAGCAGAAGAACATCACGGTCAACACCATCATGCCGTGGGCGGTGGCCAGAATGCCGCTGCTTTTGCGCTCGGCTTGCGCGCCATACACGCGTTTCTGGTCGACGGCGAACGCGGAGATGATCGGCGAATGGTTGAAGGAAAACACCATCACCGGGATCGCCAGCCACAGCGTCTTGAAGAACAGTGGCAACGGCATGCCCTCACTGGCGGAGGCGAAGAACGCGCCGTTCCAGTTGGGGATCAGGCTCAACGCCAGTAACAGCAAGGCAGCGACGAACGGGTATACCAGCACGCTCATCGCCTTGATGATCACGCCCTGGCCGCAACGCACGATGGCCATCAGGCCGAGGATCAGCACCAGCGACAGGATCGCCCGCGGCGGCGGGGTCATGTGCAGTTGGTGCTCCATGAAGCTGCCCAGGGTGTTGGTCAGCGCCACGGCGTACACCAGCAGGATCGGGAAGATTGCAAAGAAATACAGCAGGGTGATCAGCTTGCCGGCGCCGACGCCGAAATGCTCTTCGACCACTTCGGTGATATCACCGGATTTGCCTGACAGCACAAAGCGCGTCAGCCCACGGTGGGCGAAGAAGGTCATCGGGAAGGCCAGCAGTGCCAGGATGATCAGCGGCCAGAAGCCGCCGACGCCAGCATTGATCGGCAGGAACAAGGTACCAGCACCGATGGCGGTGCCGTAGAGGCCCAGCATCCAGGTGGTGTCGTGCTGGGTCCAGCCGGTTGTGACGGTGCTCTCTACAGCAGGATTATCAGCAGCAGGTGTACGTACATCGGTCATCGTTATTGCCTCGTTATTATTTTTGCGCGGGCTCACGTTGGGGCAGTCAGGGAGTGCTCCTCAGCACTCCACCCAGCTGACCGCCAGGCCGCCCCGTGAAGTTTCCTTGTATTTGTCATGCATATCGGCGCCGGTATCGCGCATGGTGCGGATCACCCGGTCGAGGGAAATAAAGTGTTTGCCATCACCGCGCAGGGCCATTTGCGTGGCGTTGATCGCCTTGACGGCGGCGATGGCATTGCGCTCGATACACGGTACTTGCACCAGGCCACCGACCGGGTCGCAGGTGAGGCCGAGGTTGTGTTCAAGGCCAATTTCGGCGGCGTTTTCCAGTTGCTCGGGCGTGGCGCCAAGAATGTCCGCCAACCCGGCAGCGGCCATGGCGCAGGCCGAGCCGACCTCGCCCTGGCAGCCGACTTCAGCACCGGAGATCGAGGCGTTTTTCTTGCAGAGAATGCCCACTGCCGCCGCGGCCAGGAAGAAATTGACCACGTCGTCGTCAGACGCGTCGGCGTTGAACTTCATGTAGTAATGCAGCACTGCCGGGATAATGCCGGCGGCGCCATTGGTCGGTGCGGTGACCATGCGCCCGCCAGCGGCGTTTTCTTCGTTGACGGCGAGGGCGAACAGGTTGACCCACTCCATGGCCGACAAGGTTGACGTGATGACATTCGGTTTGCCGATTTCCAACAGGCTGCGGTGTAATTTCGCTGCACGGCGGGGCACGTCCAGGCCAC
Encoded proteins:
- a CDS encoding phosphate-starvation-inducible protein PsiE, yielding MKINWAERLRQQVHGLAESLGNLFVESFHYLALFAIGAVTAWAAVMEFLGMLENGHIKIDDILLLFIYLELGAMVGIYFKTNHMPVRFLIYVAITALTRLLISNVSHHNPPDVGIIYLCGGILLLAFAILVVRYASSAFPSVKVEGPRRKGGASLETEKGEL
- a CDS encoding YebG family protein encodes the protein MAVEVVYRSSRDLERLFMDKAEADRHDKMLELAELLAEVLQKAVPSLSEQQVEEAGIYMAKNRDVFAKAFKSQPDALSELLNAAAE
- a CDS encoding Leu/Phe/Val dehydrogenase, translating into MFALMHSTRLESLHLSVDPVTGLKAVIAIHNSRLGPALGGCRYLSYPDDESAVADAARLAQGMSYKAALAGLPVGGGTAVILRPGHVENRAALFEAFGRCIEQLDGRYITATDSGTSVADMDCIAQHTRYVTSTTAAGDPSPHAAMGVFAGIRTTAMARLGSDNLEGLRVAIQGLGNVGYALAEQLHAAGAELLVSDIDHGKVQLAMEQLGAHPIANEALMSTPCDILAPCGLGAVLNRQSVGQLRCAAVAGSASAQLTNLQVADQLEGRGILYAPDYVINSGGLIYVALKHSGAELATITAHLSNIGTRLTEIFAHAQAEKRSPARVADELAERLLYQ
- a CDS encoding DUF3509 domain-containing protein, which produces MDNPFQIITDTFTPEYRVNLSIQRLDGSIMLTLSNEDGVVAKRMISAEQRNDPKRLKRLVQSIQFGIAIEQGHSAMEILAVMTDGDHKVLQRPPTRPLPFSVGL
- a CDS encoding serine/threonine transporter, coding for MTDVRTPAADNPAVESTVTTGWTQHDTTWMLGLYGTAIGAGTLFLPINAGVGGFWPLIILALLAFPMTFFAHRGLTRFVLSGKSGDITEVVEEHFGVGAGKLITLLYFFAIFPILLVYAVALTNTLGSFMEHQLHMTPPPRAILSLVLILGLMAIVRCGQGVIIKAMSVLVYPFVAALLLLALSLIPNWNGAFFASASEGMPLPLFFKTLWLAIPVMVFSFNHSPIISAFAVDQKRVYGAQAERKSSGILATAHGMMVLTVMFFCFSCVLALSPADLAAAKAQNISILSYLANHFQTPVIAYAAPLIALVAITKSFLGHYIGASEGFQGLIVKSLRGRNRSMSSKWLERCTALFMVLTCWAVATFNPSILGMIETMGGPIIACLLFLMPMYAIRRVPSLRQYSGQVSNVFVVVIGLIALSAIVFSVLP